A section of the Lutra lutra chromosome 3, mLutLut1.2, whole genome shotgun sequence genome encodes:
- the OSGEPL1 gene encoding tRNA N6-adenosine threonylcarbamoyltransferase, mitochondrial isoform X1, with protein sequence MWFSEEVIYRVIMLILSKTAGVFSKPARRKTYEFLRIFNFHSGKPFLHKLVLGIETSCDDTAAAVVDETGNVLGEAIHSQTEVHLKTGGIVPSVAQQLHRENIQRIVQEALSSSKVCPSELSAVATTIKPGLALSLGVGLSFSLHLVDQLKKPFIPIHHMEAHALTIRLLNKVDFPFLVLLISGGHCLLALVRGVSDFLLLGKSLDIAPGDMLDKVARRLSLIKHPECSTMSGGKAIEHLAKQGNKLHFDIKPPMQRAKNCDFSFSGLQHVVGRIITQKEKEEGIQKGEILASAAHIAAAVQHATACHIAKRTHRAILFCKQRRLLSPSNAVLVVSGGVASNLYIRKALEIVTNATECTLLCPPPRLCTDNGIMIAWNGIERLRAGVGVLHNTEGIRYEPKCPLGVDISEEVGEAAIKAPRLKMDI encoded by the exons ATGTGGTTCTCGGAAGA AGTTATTTATAGAGTAATTATGCTAATACTGAGTAAGACAGCAGGAGTCTTTTCTAAACCAGCAAGAAGGAAAACttatgaatttttaagaatttttaattttcattctggAAAACCGTTTCTTCATAAACTAGTGTTGGGAATCGAAACCAGTTGTGATGATACAGCAGCTGCTGTGGTGGATGAAACTGGAAACGTTTTGGGAGAAGCGATACATTCCCAAACTGAAGTTCATTTAAA aaCAGGTGGGATTGTTCCTTCAGTAGCTCAGCAGCTTCACAGAGAAAATATTCAGCGGATAGTGCAAGAAGCTCTCTCTTCCAGTAAAGTCTGTCCAAGTGAACTCTCAGCGGTCGCAACCACTATAAAACCAGGACTTGCTCTAAGCTTGGGAGTAGGCTTATCATTTAGCTTACACCTAGTAGACCAGTTAAAAAAACCTTTCATTCCCATTCATCATATGGAGGCTCATGCACTGACTATTAGGTTGTTAAATAAAGTAGACTTTCCCTTCTTAGTTCTTTTGATTTCTGGAGGTCATTGTCTGTTGGCATTAGTCAGAGGAGTTTCAGATTTTCTGCTTCTGGGGAAGTCTTTGGACATAGCACCAGGGGACATGCTTGACAAG GTAGCAAGAAGACTGTCTTTGATTAAACATCCAGAGTGCTCCACCATGAGCGGTGGGAAGGCTATAGAACATTTGGCCAAACAAGGAAATAAACTGCATTTTGATATCAAACCTCCCATGCAACGAGctaaaaattgtgatttttctttttctggacttCAGCATGTTGTTGGTAGGATaataacacaaaaggaaaaagaggaag GGATCCAAAAGGGGGAAATCCTGGCTTCAGCTGCACACATTGCCGCTGCGGTACAGCACGCGACAGCGTGCCACATTGCAAAGAGAACTCACCGTGCCATTCTGTTCTGCAAGCAGAGACGCTTGTTATCTCCAAGTAATGCAGTACTG gttGTATCTGGAGGTGTCGCGAGTAACTTATACATCCGAAAAGCTCTGGAAATTGTAACAAATGCAACAGAGTGCACTTTGTTGTGTCCTCCTCCCAGACTGTGCACTGACAACGGCATTATGATTGCATG GAACGGTATTGAAAGATTGCGTGCTGGTGTGGGCGTTTTACACAACACAGAAGGCATCCGCTATGAACCCAA ATGTCCTCTTGGAGTAGACATATCAGAAGAAGTTGGAGAAGCTGCCATAAAAGCACCGCGGTTAAAAATGGAcatttga
- the OSGEPL1 gene encoding tRNA N6-adenosine threonylcarbamoyltransferase, mitochondrial isoform X2, translating into MLGIETSCDDTAAAVVDETGNVLGEAIHSQTEVHLKTGGIVPSVAQQLHRENIQRIVQEALSSSKVCPSELSAVATTIKPGLALSLGVGLSFSLHLVDQLKKPFIPIHHMEAHALTIRLLNKVDFPFLVLLISGGHCLLALVRGVSDFLLLGKSLDIAPGDMLDKVARRLSLIKHPECSTMSGGKAIEHLAKQGNKLHFDIKPPMQRAKNCDFSFSGLQHVVGRIITQKEKEEGIQKGEILASAAHIAAAVQHATACHIAKRTHRAILFCKQRRLLSPSNAVLVVSGGVASNLYIRKALEIVTNATECTLLCPPPRLCTDNGIMIAWNGIERLRAGVGVLHNTEGIRYEPKCPLGVDISEEVGEAAIKAPRLKMDI; encoded by the exons A TGTTGGGAATCGAAACCAGTTGTGATGATACAGCAGCTGCTGTGGTGGATGAAACTGGAAACGTTTTGGGAGAAGCGATACATTCCCAAACTGAAGTTCATTTAAA aaCAGGTGGGATTGTTCCTTCAGTAGCTCAGCAGCTTCACAGAGAAAATATTCAGCGGATAGTGCAAGAAGCTCTCTCTTCCAGTAAAGTCTGTCCAAGTGAACTCTCAGCGGTCGCAACCACTATAAAACCAGGACTTGCTCTAAGCTTGGGAGTAGGCTTATCATTTAGCTTACACCTAGTAGACCAGTTAAAAAAACCTTTCATTCCCATTCATCATATGGAGGCTCATGCACTGACTATTAGGTTGTTAAATAAAGTAGACTTTCCCTTCTTAGTTCTTTTGATTTCTGGAGGTCATTGTCTGTTGGCATTAGTCAGAGGAGTTTCAGATTTTCTGCTTCTGGGGAAGTCTTTGGACATAGCACCAGGGGACATGCTTGACAAG GTAGCAAGAAGACTGTCTTTGATTAAACATCCAGAGTGCTCCACCATGAGCGGTGGGAAGGCTATAGAACATTTGGCCAAACAAGGAAATAAACTGCATTTTGATATCAAACCTCCCATGCAACGAGctaaaaattgtgatttttctttttctggacttCAGCATGTTGTTGGTAGGATaataacacaaaaggaaaaagaggaag GGATCCAAAAGGGGGAAATCCTGGCTTCAGCTGCACACATTGCCGCTGCGGTACAGCACGCGACAGCGTGCCACATTGCAAAGAGAACTCACCGTGCCATTCTGTTCTGCAAGCAGAGACGCTTGTTATCTCCAAGTAATGCAGTACTG gttGTATCTGGAGGTGTCGCGAGTAACTTATACATCCGAAAAGCTCTGGAAATTGTAACAAATGCAACAGAGTGCACTTTGTTGTGTCCTCCTCCCAGACTGTGCACTGACAACGGCATTATGATTGCATG GAACGGTATTGAAAGATTGCGTGCTGGTGTGGGCGTTTTACACAACACAGAAGGCATCCGCTATGAACCCAA ATGTCCTCTTGGAGTAGACATATCAGAAGAAGTTGGAGAAGCTGCCATAAAAGCACCGCGGTTAAAAATGGAcatttga
- the OSGEPL1 gene encoding tRNA N6-adenosine threonylcarbamoyltransferase, mitochondrial isoform X3: MEAHALTIRLLNKVDFPFLVLLISGGHCLLALVRGVSDFLLLGKSLDIAPGDMLDKVARRLSLIKHPECSTMSGGKAIEHLAKQGNKLHFDIKPPMQRAKNCDFSFSGLQHVVGRIITQKEKEEGIQKGEILASAAHIAAAVQHATACHIAKRTHRAILFCKQRRLLSPSNAVLVVSGGVASNLYIRKALEIVTNATECTLLCPPPRLCTDNGIMIAWNGIERLRAGVGVLHNTEGIRYEPKCPLGVDISEEVGEAAIKAPRLKMDI, from the exons ATGGAGGCTCATGCACTGACTATTAGGTTGTTAAATAAAGTAGACTTTCCCTTCTTAGTTCTTTTGATTTCTGGAGGTCATTGTCTGTTGGCATTAGTCAGAGGAGTTTCAGATTTTCTGCTTCTGGGGAAGTCTTTGGACATAGCACCAGGGGACATGCTTGACAAG GTAGCAAGAAGACTGTCTTTGATTAAACATCCAGAGTGCTCCACCATGAGCGGTGGGAAGGCTATAGAACATTTGGCCAAACAAGGAAATAAACTGCATTTTGATATCAAACCTCCCATGCAACGAGctaaaaattgtgatttttctttttctggacttCAGCATGTTGTTGGTAGGATaataacacaaaaggaaaaagaggaag GGATCCAAAAGGGGGAAATCCTGGCTTCAGCTGCACACATTGCCGCTGCGGTACAGCACGCGACAGCGTGCCACATTGCAAAGAGAACTCACCGTGCCATTCTGTTCTGCAAGCAGAGACGCTTGTTATCTCCAAGTAATGCAGTACTG gttGTATCTGGAGGTGTCGCGAGTAACTTATACATCCGAAAAGCTCTGGAAATTGTAACAAATGCAACAGAGTGCACTTTGTTGTGTCCTCCTCCCAGACTGTGCACTGACAACGGCATTATGATTGCATG GAACGGTATTGAAAGATTGCGTGCTGGTGTGGGCGTTTTACACAACACAGAAGGCATCCGCTATGAACCCAA ATGTCCTCTTGGAGTAGACATATCAGAAGAAGTTGGAGAAGCTGCCATAAAAGCACCGCGGTTAAAAATGGAcatttga